GGGTGAAAGCCAAAGCAGTGAACTTCTGAAAATGGTACCGGGTATGGATTCACTGACCAGCATGATCCCTGGTGATTTGGGCAGCAACCTGTCGAATATGGAGTCAGTAGACAAAGTGTTCAACATGTTGGGAATGGACTCAGGTATGGTGCAGAAATTCGCACCTGTCATTTTAAAGCACCTGACAGGCGCTGGCGCGAGTGAATCACTCATCAGCGATCTGGCAAGTGCCTGGGGTACACCCGCTTAATCCAATATATCGACATGCCAAAAAAGAAAGGGTGGCTCCATGCCACCCTTTCTTTTTTAAAAAACCGAATCACATCGCTTCAAGCTTGGCGTATT
The nucleotide sequence above comes from Grimontia kaedaensis. Encoded proteins:
- a CDS encoding DUF2780 domain-containing protein, with product MLRRVNMIALCTLMGTASIPAQATDLGSLLGSAEKEASNLLEGVSSETASNPLTELLSTDLGVDDKQAAGGAGALLAMAYETLGESQSSELLKMVPGMDSLTSMIPGDLGSNLSNMESVDKVFNMLGMDSGMVQKFAPVILKHLTGAGASESLISDLASAWGTPA